The DNA segment GCCAAGCGGCGCCAGGGCATCAAGCCAGGACTGGGGGGCACGGCGAGTGTAGAAGTCTTTCTCGACAATTTCTGCAGCTTCACGAATCTCTTTCTTCATCTCAGGAGTCGACACGATGACAAAATGCCACGGCTGCATATTGGCGCCACTGGGCGCAGTTCCAGCGGCACGGACAGAGTTTTCGATGATCTCCCGCGGTACGGCTCGACCAGAAAACTGTCTGACTGTGCGGCGTCTTTTTACGTTCTCGTAAAACTCTTGGGAGCGGCTAAGCATCTCATCTTCGGGGTACTCGATATATTCACTCAGCGGCACGAACGGGTATTTCTTCATACGAATTCCTATGAGTGTTCTTTTGGTTTAAGAAAGGTCAATGCACCCGGTAAATCAATGGTGGAGTTACGAGGATCAAACAGGCGCGGCTTGGTTAACGCTCATATTCACGTTGTGGTAGTGGGAGTTTCTCCACGTGCTGTTTCGGTGCTTACCAAACCAACTGTGGTGAAACGCAGTAGACTAGCGGTCAGATGCAACGCACTGGTAGGTTTCGTTACTGTGTTCCGAAGGCACACGACACATTCCTTCGAGTGCACTTTTTCGACATATCTATGGACCAGTGGGGTCGTCGGGAATGGTAGCCTCGGTGCCAGCGGGTTTGGGAGTAGGAGTGCCCGTGGCCACAGTGGTTTGTTCCCCGGCCGCCGTCAACGTGCGGCTGATCTTGCTGCTCTTTCTGAAGTACCAATAAGAGCCAGCACCACAAATCAGGCTAACCGCTGCAAGAATGTACCTTATCCAGTCTGCGTCCATAATTATTATTCCCGGTCAGGTGTCATTTTTTCGGGACCACTTTGAACTGGTCTTAACATAGTTATCGGCATACCTCTGAACTAATTCACGGTTGAGTTTTCCGGATGTTCACAGTATTCAACCACACTCTGAATTGTCCACTGTCTAATAATCAGCTAGTCAAGCCCGAGCCAGGACTAGGTTGAGTTTGCGTTCGAGCCTCCGGAAAGTTCTCCAGCCAAGGTAGAGGCCGAGAATTGAAGCCAGCGCTCCAACCACTTGTACAACATCACGAAACATGTCTCCGGTGTCTTTCCACGGAAACGGATCAGGGGGAGGCGGTGGCGTAGGCGGTTCACCTTCCTGCCTAAACCCCGCGATTGTCTTTTTCAGATTTGCCAAGTCAGTTTTGTCCAAGGGAAATTCCGTGTAGCAAGCATAATGGTTCGAGTCCGTGTTGACGAGCGTGTCTTTGGGGAAACCAACAGTGATTACAAACCACTCA comes from the Candidatus Zixiibacteriota bacterium genome and includes:
- a CDS encoding nitroreductase family protein yields the protein MKKYPFVPLSEYIEYPEDEMLSRSQEFYENVKRRRTVRQFSGRAVPREIIENSVRAAGTAPSGANMQPWHFVIVSTPEMKKEIREAAEIVEKDFYTRRAPQSWLDALAPLGTDDDKSYIEDAPYLIVVFSVRHTFDKEGNKVRNYYQTPSVGIATGILITALHNAGLATLTHTPSPMAFLRDLLGRPETETPFLMVVAGYPKDGATVPDIGKKPLDDIATFV